The Vicinamibacteria bacterium genome includes a window with the following:
- a CDS encoding thioesterase family protein, which translates to MQRETTCHVRVRYQETDAMGVVYYANYLTWFEVGRCDLLRHLGDSYREIEEREGIHLPVLEAHCRYIYPARYDDIVEIRTRASLPSRARLRFDYHLSKGSTLLATGSTVHAAVTRRGRPCRLPPQLTEILE; encoded by the coding sequence ATGCAGCGGGAGACCACCTGCCACGTACGAGTACGGTATCAGGAAACGGATGCCATGGGCGTCGTCTACTACGCTAACTACCTTACCTGGTTCGAGGTCGGACGGTGCGATCTCCTGCGTCACCTCGGGGACAGCTACCGGGAGATCGAAGAACGTGAAGGAATCCATTTGCCCGTTCTCGAGGCGCACTGCCGCTACATTTACCCCGCACGCTACGACGACATCGTCGAGATTCGCACCCGCGCTAGCCTTCCATCGAGAGCGCGGCTCCGCTTCGACTACCATCTTTCGAAAGGCTCCACTTTGCTCGCCACCGGGAGCACGGTGCATGCCGCTGTAACGCGACGGGGACGTCCTTGCCGACTTCCTCCGCAACTGACGGAGATCCTCGAATGA
- a CDS encoding NAD-dependent epimerase/dehydratase family protein, translating to MTSLVTGAAGFIGSTLAEELIARGDRVLGVDSFLDYYPREAKERNLAKLRGEANFELIDSSLSELDLRALVKRCRRIFHLAAQAGVRASWGEDFSIYTSNNILATQQLLEAAKGAELDAFVFASSSSVYGDAAKLPMEEDVPLHPVSPYGVSKLAAEKLCELYQTNHGIHTVSLRYFTVYGPRQRPDMAFNRLLRCALDERPFTLYGDGKQTRDFTFIADAVEATIAASERGRPGAVYNIGGGSRVSMLQVIETIESITGKRLTIDQRPKEKGDMRDTYADTSAARRDLGYKPRTELIDGLRMEWAWIRQLAAR from the coding sequence ATGACTTCACTCGTGACCGGAGCAGCTGGATTCATTGGCTCGACGCTCGCCGAAGAGCTCATCGCCCGGGGTGACCGAGTTCTTGGCGTGGACTCGTTCCTCGACTACTACCCGCGAGAAGCCAAGGAGAGAAACCTGGCCAAGCTGCGAGGCGAGGCAAACTTCGAGCTGATCGATAGCTCGCTTTCCGAGCTCGACCTTCGCGCCCTGGTGAAACGCTGCCGACGGATTTTCCACCTGGCGGCACAAGCGGGAGTGAGAGCGAGTTGGGGCGAGGATTTTTCCATCTACACCTCGAACAACATCCTGGCGACTCAACAACTTCTCGAGGCGGCGAAAGGCGCGGAGCTCGATGCGTTCGTGTTCGCGTCATCCTCTTCGGTCTACGGGGACGCGGCCAAGCTTCCGATGGAGGAGGACGTGCCGTTGCACCCGGTGTCGCCTTACGGAGTGAGCAAGCTCGCTGCCGAAAAGCTCTGCGAGCTCTATCAAACAAACCACGGCATCCACACGGTGTCGCTCCGCTACTTCACCGTTTACGGACCCCGCCAGCGGCCCGACATGGCTTTTAACAGGCTGCTGAGGTGTGCGCTCGACGAAAGACCCTTCACGCTCTACGGCGATGGAAAGCAGACCCGGGACTTCACCTTCATCGCCGATGCGGTCGAGGCGACCATTGCGGCGTCGGAGCGAGGTCGTCCCGGCGCCGTCTACAACATCGGAGGAGGCTCTCGCGTGTCGATGCTCCAAGTCATCGAGACCATCGAATCGATCACGGGCAAGAGACTCACCATCGACCAGCGCCCCAAGGAGAAAGGCGACATGCGAGATACCTACGCCGACACATCGGCGGCGCGCCGCGACCTCGGTTATAAGCCCCGAACCGAGCTCATCGACGGCTTGCGTATGGAATGGGCCTGGATACGCCAACTCGCCGCGCGGTGA
- the rsmB gene encoding 16S rRNA (cytosine(967)-C(5))-methyltransferase RsmB, protein MSSRRKTKKESIELSPSRAVAFRVLRRVEERREDPATALHHSLSRKLSPADKDLATEIVYGVLRWRGRLDYIIAAHAKRPLSKIDPVLLRALRIGLYQLRFLSRIPPHAAVDESVRLARAFRASRGAGLVNAVLRSALRSRERPFLPDRANRLDYLSIALSHPRWLVRRYLARDGFETAARRCSVQNEAPSVFLRVSRHLDPGAAQRMLFDDGVSSEIFPLVPGCLRVVSGRVKHSKLYEKGLVFIQDAGSQLVPWIVAPKEGERVLDLCAAPGAKATGLAELGVGSVIAVDLRPRRAGIIASLSERLGIDNVRPVVADGRRLPTVASFDRILLDVPCSSLGTVRRNPDIKWRLREEDLGTFAALQSALLRSASERLAIGGRLVYATCSSEPEENEAVVDGFLAENEPFHLVECGPSLPESARHLAAAGVFRTLPERDGVDGYFAAVLTRDR, encoded by the coding sequence ATGAGTTCAAGGCGAAAGACGAAGAAAGAATCCATCGAGCTCTCGCCGTCGAGAGCCGTCGCCTTCCGCGTTTTACGCCGTGTGGAGGAGAGACGGGAGGATCCCGCCACCGCGCTCCACCACAGCCTGTCTCGAAAGCTCTCCCCCGCTGACAAGGACTTGGCGACCGAGATCGTCTACGGGGTGCTCCGGTGGCGCGGGCGACTCGATTACATAATCGCCGCTCACGCCAAACGCCCTCTCTCGAAGATCGATCCGGTCCTGCTCCGCGCGCTTCGCATCGGCCTGTATCAGCTCCGCTTTCTAAGCCGCATCCCGCCGCACGCCGCCGTCGACGAATCAGTCCGTCTTGCCCGGGCTTTCCGAGCGTCGCGGGGCGCAGGCCTGGTGAACGCCGTGCTGCGAAGCGCCCTGAGAAGTCGGGAGAGGCCTTTCCTGCCCGATCGAGCCAATCGGCTCGACTACCTGAGCATCGCGCTGTCTCATCCGCGCTGGCTGGTGAGACGCTACCTCGCTCGGGACGGCTTCGAAACGGCCGCGCGCCGGTGCTCGGTGCAGAACGAGGCGCCCTCGGTATTCTTGCGGGTCTCGCGTCACCTCGACCCCGGCGCGGCACAGCGGATGCTGTTCGACGACGGGGTATCGTCCGAGATCTTCCCGCTCGTGCCCGGCTGCCTGCGAGTCGTTTCCGGCCGGGTCAAACACAGCAAACTCTATGAGAAGGGACTCGTATTCATCCAGGACGCGGGGTCTCAGCTCGTTCCTTGGATCGTTGCGCCCAAGGAGGGGGAGCGGGTGCTCGACCTGTGCGCCGCGCCCGGCGCGAAGGCGACCGGCCTCGCCGAGCTCGGAGTCGGGTCGGTGATCGCGGTCGACCTTCGCCCCCGCCGCGCCGGAATCATTGCGTCGCTTTCGGAGCGACTCGGAATAGACAACGTTCGTCCTGTCGTAGCCGACGGGAGACGGCTCCCAACGGTCGCGTCCTTCGATCGGATCCTGCTCGACGTCCCCTGCTCGAGCCTGGGCACGGTACGAAGAAACCCCGATATCAAATGGCGTCTGCGCGAGGAGGACCTGGGCACATTTGCCGCCCTCCAGAGCGCCCTGCTCCGCTCGGCGAGCGAGCGGCTTGCCATCGGGGGACGTCTCGTTTACGCGACCTGCTCGAGCGAGCCCGAGGAGAACGAGGCCGTCGTGGACGGTTTTCTTGCCGAGAACGAGCCCTTCCATCTGGTGGAGTGCGGGCCGAGCCTCCCGGAGTCCGCGCGACATCTGGCGGCCGCGGGCGTTTTTCGGACGCTTCCCGAGCGCGACGGAGTCGACGGCTATTTCGCGGCCGTCCTCACCCGAGATCGTTGA
- the bamD gene encoding outer membrane protein assembly factor BamD: MVPRTVGITGCLVGLIAAAGVWSCGGKSVDDIPRGAQGDERLMALGRQALDDKNWEEARSYFQQLLDAYPRSQLAGDARLGIADTYFNQKGSGNLILAIAEYRDFLTFYPNHPRADYAQYQIGYGHYRQIHSPDRDQDPTQLAIEEFEKLVELYRNSRYAEEGQKLLEECYEIIAESEFRVGVFYLEIRKHCRAAAARFEKVLESYPSFSKLDEVHFRLGSAYEMCGELSQALPHFQSVVDRYPNSQFREQAQSILAELSLANQTVRR; the protein is encoded by the coding sequence ATGGTACCGAGAACCGTCGGAATCACCGGGTGTCTCGTCGGCCTCATTGCCGCAGCCGGAGTCTGGTCCTGCGGGGGCAAGTCAGTCGACGACATCCCGCGGGGGGCCCAAGGTGACGAGCGTCTGATGGCGCTCGGCCGCCAGGCACTCGATGACAAGAACTGGGAAGAGGCGCGAAGCTACTTCCAGCAGTTGTTGGACGCCTACCCGCGGAGCCAGCTAGCGGGCGACGCGCGCCTCGGGATTGCCGACACGTATTTCAACCAGAAGGGCAGCGGCAACCTGATCCTCGCCATCGCCGAGTACCGGGACTTCTTGACCTTCTATCCGAACCATCCGCGTGCCGACTACGCACAATACCAGATTGGCTACGGCCACTACCGCCAGATCCATAGTCCCGATCGCGACCAGGATCCGACCCAGCTCGCCATCGAGGAGTTCGAGAAGCTCGTGGAGCTCTACCGAAATTCCCGCTACGCGGAAGAAGGACAGAAGTTGCTCGAGGAGTGCTACGAGATCATCGCCGAATCCGAGTTTCGCGTGGGGGTATTCTATTTGGAGATCCGCAAGCACTGCCGCGCCGCCGCGGCGCGATTCGAAAAAGTACTCGAGTCGTACCCCTCGTTCAGCAAGCTCGACGAAGTGCACTTTCGGCTCGGCTCGGCCTACGAGATGTGCGGCGAGCTGAGCCAGGCACTTCCGCATTTCCAGAGCGTCGTGGACCGCTATCCCAACAGTCAGTTTCGAGAGCAAGCCCAATCGATTCTGGCCGAGCTATCCCTGGCAAACCAAACCGTGCGGCGGTGA
- the rpe gene encoding ribulose-phosphate 3-epimerase has protein sequence MRIAPSILSADFTQLASEIARVERAGAHQLHLDVMDGHYVPNLTFGPMVVQAVRRVTKLPLDVHLMIENADRWIDAFASAGADMIAIHPESIHHPHLAITSIRGHGISPGIALNPSTSLLSVEELLPIVDYAIIMSVNPGWGGQDFIEGSFDRVRRLRRLSEERSLRLTIEIDGGMNEARVPRAVEAGVDVVIAGSAVFHAPDPEKVVRAMLSAAPV, from the coding sequence ATGCGAATCGCTCCGTCGATCCTTTCTGCCGACTTCACCCAGCTGGCATCGGAGATCGCTCGCGTCGAGAGAGCGGGGGCCCACCAGCTCCATCTGGACGTCATGGACGGTCATTATGTGCCCAACCTGACGTTCGGTCCGATGGTCGTCCAGGCCGTGCGCCGGGTGACAAAATTGCCTCTGGACGTGCACTTGATGATCGAGAATGCCGACCGCTGGATCGATGCCTTCGCCTCCGCGGGTGCGGACATGATCGCGATCCATCCGGAGTCGATTCACCACCCTCACCTCGCCATCACGTCGATCCGCGGCCACGGAATCTCGCCGGGAATTGCCCTCAACCCTTCGACGTCGCTCCTGTCCGTGGAAGAGCTCCTCCCTATCGTCGACTACGCCATCATCATGTCGGTCAATCCGGGATGGGGAGGACAGGACTTCATCGAAGGCAGCTTCGATCGCGTGCGCCGGCTGAGAAGGCTCTCGGAAGAGCGGAGCTTGCGGCTGACCATCGAAATCGACGGCGGCATGAACGAGGCGAGGGTGCCGCGTGCCGTCGAGGCCGGCGTCGACGTCGTCATCGCCGGCTCCGCCGTATTCCACGCTCCCGACCCGGAGAAGGTCGTCCGGGCGATGCTCTCGGCAGCGCCTGTCTGA
- a CDS encoding PASTA domain-containing protein, whose translation MKSTLTETQPADARYNTFMSDQESSAGERVLRRPATRTDKPDRPARTNAESGLRKTLVRILEVIAIVAGLLATAVISAAITFTLAVRSNEVSVPDVAGTNVDTARDMLARQELRLVLEGNRFHESVPKDFIAIQSPETGATLKKGRAVRVWVSLGPERHTVPRIEGETLQSAQLILEQGGFTLGRVVEIHSDVYAPDTVVAQSPQAYEEVANTSEVSLLLSRGYVDEAFVMPDLIGRDYVDLLDELGRGSLKVSQVKLVDYPGVGKNVVVRQAPLPGTKVFKRDRIVLYLSNGN comes from the coding sequence TTGAAGTCGACCCTCACCGAGACGCAACCCGCCGACGCACGATACAATACGTTCATGTCGGACCAGGAGTCGAGCGCCGGAGAACGGGTGCTTCGGAGGCCGGCTACGCGGACCGACAAACCCGACCGCCCAGCCCGAACCAACGCCGAGAGCGGGCTCCGCAAGACCTTGGTGCGCATTCTGGAGGTCATTGCCATCGTGGCGGGGCTTCTCGCCACGGCGGTGATCTCCGCGGCCATTACGTTCACCCTCGCCGTTCGGAGCAACGAGGTGAGTGTCCCGGATGTGGCGGGAACGAACGTCGATACGGCGCGAGACATGCTGGCCCGACAGGAGCTACGGCTGGTACTCGAAGGGAATCGGTTCCACGAATCGGTGCCCAAGGACTTCATCGCAATCCAGTCTCCAGAAACCGGGGCGACCCTCAAGAAGGGGCGCGCGGTCCGGGTGTGGGTAAGCCTAGGACCCGAGCGGCATACGGTCCCGCGCATCGAAGGAGAGACCCTGCAGTCGGCTCAGCTCATCCTCGAGCAAGGAGGGTTCACCCTTGGGCGAGTCGTGGAAATTCACAGCGACGTATACGCTCCCGACACCGTCGTGGCCCAGTCACCCCAGGCTTACGAGGAGGTCGCCAACACGAGCGAGGTTTCCCTGTTGCTCTCTCGGGGGTACGTGGACGAGGCATTCGTCATGCCCGATCTGATCGGCCGTGATTACGTAGACCTTCTCGACGAGCTGGGTCGCGGTTCGCTCAAGGTCTCTCAAGTCAAGCTCGTGGACTACCCCGGCGTAGGCAAGAACGTCGTGGTGCGCCAGGCTCCCCTCCCGGGTACCAAGGTATTCAAACGGGATCGGATCGTTCTCTATCTCAGCAACGGGAACTGA